aagtgtgcctttctcttgaattttttggaatagtctgaggaggataggttttagttcttctttgatgcttggtagaactcccctgtaaaacCGTCTGGACCAGAGGTTTTGTTTGCCggaagatttttgattgctgcttcaatttcttcagtagttatcccctattcaggttttttgattgtTCTTgtttgagttttgggagcttgtatttttctaagaatatgtccatttcatctaggttgtccattttgttggaatagagttgttcataatattttttcataatcatttgtatttctgtgggatcggttgttacttcacctctttcatttctgattttgtttatttgggtcctctctctttgcttcttggtgagcctggctagaggttcatcaatattatttattctttcaatgaaacagctcttggttttgttgatctgtcctatagttttttgttttttgtttctttgtttgtttgtttggtctctgtgtcgtttatctctgctctgatctttattatttccttccttctgcttacgctgggcttttcttgttgctctttttctaactctctgagttgtagggttagataattcaTTAtgattgtttcttgttttttgagataggcctgtaaagctatgaacttccctctcaagactgctttcgctgtgtcccatcgATTTTgtattattgtgttttcattgtcatttcttgccctcttgctttttatttcttctttgatttctttggtgacccaatcattgtttaatagcatgctatttagcctccaggtgtttgatttttttattgtttttattgtagttgatctctagttttatgctattgtgatctgagaagatgcttgatatgatatctattttcttgaatttgaagagactttgcctgtgtcccagtatgtggtctatattttagaatgacccatgtgtacttgagaagaatgtatattctgtggctatggggtgaaatgttctgaagatgttaattatttccatctgatctagtgtgtcatttaggattgttgtttctttgctgatttttttaaatatttttattgattaagttattacatatggtaccatctcacacctgtcagaatggctatcatcaacaaatcaacagatgacaagtgctggagaggatgtggataaaagagaacccttctgcactgcttgttgtttgtttatttttgtcttcaccatagctaagatttggaaacagccaaagtgcacatcagtagatgagtggattaaaaactatggtacatctatataatggaatactacattgccgtaaaaaaaaagaaagggttgttaccatcaacactaataaaagagaaaaatggtaattggcgtacgagctacccttttcattggctaatcagggctatatgcaaattaactgccaactaagattggcagttaactgccaacaagatggcggttaatttgcatatgtaggcacaatgcagggaggcgaaagggaaagcgggaagaagccccctgccactgacagtgatcagaaacccaggggggagctaagagctggggggcagggcaaaggcggccctggggccgcctttgccctgccccccagccatgatcggagaatcaggcgcctttgccgccctggccagtgatagcaggaagtaggggtggagccagcgatgggagctgggcacggtcgaagctggcagtcccgggagctaggggtcccttgcctgggcctaaagcggagcccacaatcacggggccgctgcagctgcgggtccccgctgcccaggccgaacgcctcagccagaggcgtcttGCAGGGGCAGGCGCGGAGCCCGTgcaatcgcggcaccccccactgcccgggccggacgcctaggccagaggcgtcaggcctgggcaaggggccgatcctgcgattggagggtgatgggggtcaacgcctgagggctcccagtatgtgagagggggcaggctgggctgagggacactcccccccccccccacacacacacacacacacacacacccagtgcacgaatttcatgcaccgggcccctagtttgaaataagccagtcagagaaagataaatatcacatgatctcactcatttatggaatataatgaacaacataaactgatgaacaaaaacagatccagagacagagaagcatcgatcagactgtcaaacctcagagggaaggtaggggagggtgggggaaagggggagatatcaacaaaaggacttatatgcaagcatataggactaaccaatgaacacagacaacaggggggtgaaggcatgagtggggggttggggggtaatgtggggataaggacacatatgtaataacttaatctttgctgattttttgtttagaggatttgtccagtggtgttagtggggtattaaagttgcctactatgactgtattggtgtcaatctctcccttaatatcctccagaagttttttttatgtatttaggtgcttctgtattgggtgcatatatgtttatgagagttgtatcttcttgttgaattgctccctttagtattattaagTGGCCTTcctatctcttgttatggccttcactttaaggtctaatttgtcagatataagtattgctaccccagcttttttttcatttccattcgcctgaaaaacctttttccatcccttcaccatcagtctgtgtgaggcCTTTGTgatgaggtgggtttcctgtagacagcagatatatgggtcatgttttcttatccactcagctaccctatgtcttttgattggggcatttaatccatttacatttaaagttattattgataggtacttatttgttgccatttttaatctttatgcctgtgtttcttctttgcttcctatttcttctttttacagcacaccctttagcatttcttgcattgctggtttggtggtaataaactcccttagtccttttttgtctgtgaagctcctgatttcaccctcaattttgattgatagccttgctaggtacagtattcttggattcagacccttcctttgcatgaccttgtatatttcatttcattcccttctggcctgatgtgtttctgttgagaaatcagttcctagtctgatgggagatcctctgtaggtaactttctgtctctctctggcagcctttaagattcttactttgtcattggtgtttgccaatttaattataatttgtcTTAGTGTCAGTctattgggttcatcttgattggaacTCTGTgaacttcttggacttgtgtgcgctttttcttcctgatatcagggaagttttctgtcattatttcttcaaacaggttttctattctttgctcagtttcctctcttctggcatccctattatgcagatgttgttttgtttcatgttgtccaaagttcccttagactctccttcagttttttaattattttctagatgctgttctgcttgggtattttttcctaccttgtcttctagctcactgatgcagtcctcttcTTCTTGTAGTCTACTGttaatgctttctattgagttctttattgcagcaatgtcattttttatttcttcttgtttcttcttcatttcctcttggttcttacacatattgttgaatttttctTCCAACCTTTTCAGCGACCTTAgcaccatttctctgaattctttctctgacattttGCTTTCCGCCATTtgatttacttccttttctggtgatgcctccttttcttttatatacgagctgtttctttgtctctccatgaTTGCTCCTCTCTggatgtctggttatgtagccctctctctcctgcattgacttaaaggcacaaaatacaacacaacaagacacaatgcacagggcaccaaacacaaatgtattggCAATACTATTAACTCCAAATAAAAGTgatcaccagagaaaagagagttTGGGgatagaaaagagtgcaaaaaatgatattgagaaaaggaaaaattttaagagagaaaagaaagagaagaaaaaagaagagggggaaatatatgtatatggggataaaactccaataaaacaacaaataatccaaaaaatgcaacaacaaacacccagagatgaatgcaGACTACACACAACAATGAATCCAAAATATgtagaagatggcggcataggtaaacaccagaaattgctgcctttcacaaccacttcaaaaatacaactaaaagatggaatggacatcatccagaaccacaggaaggctggctgagtggaaattcaacaactagaaggaaagagaaaagcataccgagattcagaggaggtgcggtgcggaagtaaaatacaaaagtgcagaggtgcatgcggagagggctggcggctgagggcgtggttgtcgttttcaatcaggagggagtctcaggctgtgagctccagttccgggcgagtctctggggacccagactcatacgggagaaacgggactgtctggcatcagtcagaactcgagggcagtgTTCTCTCAGAGGCACATGCAGTGATTgccagggcctctgaggacaggactgagagcagccatactgctcgatCCACCTGCCCAGCCAGTTGATCCCCTGGTctctgccccgcccaagccagaggcttttgcatatgaaaggcccagccctttgtaatctgaaaattacttaacaaactgcagctgctcaaggccccagggcaacttgcattgctttacagatggcttctgcagggtagcctcaggcagaggctagattagcgccTCTtcagatccaagagccagtgtacccagtggtcagagggggaccatccagattacaactccacagatccataagggacacactcagggggcagactcagtgagcaccaaagccccactgaagcaagtcttgccccataagggtgtcttcagcacagaagttctcccaccggagacacagctgattctcacagccaattggcctggaggtcaaatcctaccagtgttacctacaacaatcaaggcttaactataacaagactgtgcacaaagcccataagggggtgcaccaagagtgtctacctcaggtaattggggaggctgagccacggagccctataggacacttagcacagaaagccactctatcggcacagcaaagcataaaaaatgccgagacaaagaaacaggacacaaatgacagaaatggaggaaagcaaactactcaatatagagttcaaaaccacacttttaaggtttttcaagaactttctagaaaccgccgataaatgtagtgagatcctcaagaaatctagtgagacccttgatgttattataaaggaccaattagaaattaagcatacattgactgaaataaagaatattatacagactcccaacagcagaccagaggatcgcaagaatcaagtgaaagatttgaaatgcgaagaagcaaaaaacacccaaccagaaaagcaaaatgaaaaaagaatccaaaaataagagGATaatgtaagaagcctctgggacagcttcaagcataccaacatcagaattataggggtgccaggagatgagagagggcaagatattgaaaacctatttgaagaaataatgacagaaaacttcccctacctggtgaaagaaatagacttacaagtccaggaagtgcagagaaccccaaacaaagggaatccaaagaggaccacaccaagacacatcataattaaaatgccaagagcaaaagacaaagagagaatcttaaaagcagcaagagaaagacagtcagttacctacaagggagtacccatacgactgtcagctattttctcaacagaaaccatgcaagccagaagagagtggcaagaaatattcaaagtgatgaatagcaagaacctacaaccaagattgctttatccagcaaagctataattcagaatagaaggtcagataaagagcttcacagataagaaaaagctaaaggagttcatcaccaccaaaccagcattatatgaaatgctgaaaggtatactttaagaagagtaagaagaaaaaggaactcttgccatttgccacagcatggatggaactggagagcggataaataccacataatctcactcatttgtggaatataatgaacaacataaactgatgaacagggactgatccagagacagagaggcattgattggactgtcgggccttggagggaaggtgggggagggtgggggtggggcgggagagatcaaccagaggacttgtgtgcaggcatataggcctagccaatggacacggacaatgggggggtgagggcatgaggggggggtagggggtaacgtggggataaggacacataattaatatcttaatcaataaaaaatatattaaaaaataaaataataaaataaaaacaataaactaaTAGAAAAAATCATCTAAATATACAGGAATCATCTCATGATATGCAAATGATACTGTATAAAAGCACTTCTAAGAAACTGTACATGAGGTATTGCCTAACTATCATAAAATAGTTTCCTTGATCATCTGCTAATAACAGACCTGACAAGAAAATATTTGAGGAATCTGCTTCAAGTTCATACAGAGGACAAATATGCCTGCTACTGCCATGTATGTCATCACTGTTCTGAAATTTCAAACCAATGCAACCAAAGAGTAAAAGCAATAGTAAGTTCATGTCTTGGGTAAAAGTAAACTAATCACAATTTCAGGTGATAATATTGGCTACCTAAAATGCATTAGAAGGCTATTGCAACTAAGAAGTCATTTTGATCAgtctagattaaaaaaacaagtagGTATTGTCTGGCCAATTGCTCAATGCTTAAGCaataacccatgaaccaggaggtcatagttggatccctggtcaagtcacatgcctgggttgcaggcttgagtaTCTGAAACAAATGCCACTCTCTGGGTCTTTGCACTGACTCTTCCCACAGCCAGGCACACACTTCCCCCAGATAACTTCACGATTCCCACTCTGTCTTCCTCTAGGACTCTTCAAATATCACTTTGCGGGTCTTTCTGAACTCTCAGTAAAATACAACACCTCCGTTCACTCTGTATAACACCTGCTATTCTTTTTCATAGCATCTGTCACTATCTGACAGAGCAGTGTTTTTGCTCCttggtaatttatattctttctccATCATTGGATTGTAGAAAACTTTATTTCTCAGCATTCTATACTCTTTCCCTAGAAGATAGTCAGTACTCAATATAAATTcctcaaatacataaaagaattttCCATTAAGACGGTATATTACATGACCTCTTTGGGGAAAGCTTACTATAGGACAAAAATTCCTAATCACAGGTGTCACAGCAGTCCCTTAAAGGCTATATAATCAATATAAGTATACAATTCCTTGACTGAAAAACATAAATTCTAGCATTTCACTATGTTAATAACCATACATGTAaaattaatcatattatttttcttcctagttTTGACCACTACCACATGGTACAAGGCAATGATCCAcaaatttcagaatttcttcttctgggaCTTTCAGAGGAACCAGAAGTGCAGCCCCTTATATTTGGGattttcctctccatgtacctgatcactgtgttggcaaacctgctcatcatcctggccaTCAGTAGAGACTCCCACAtccacacacccatgtacttcttcctctccaaattgtccttggtagacatctgtgtcaccaccaccaccgtccCAAAGATGCTGGTGAACATCCAGACACAGAGAAAAGTCATCACCTATGCAGGCTGCATCACACAGATGTATTTTCTCACACTCTTTAAAGGCTGGGACAACTTCCTTCTAACTGTGATGGCCTATGACAggtatgtggccatctgccaccccctgaACTACACAGTCATCATGAACCCCTATctctgtggactgctggttctggTGTCCTGGATCGTCAGTGTTTTGGATTCCTTGATATACAGCTTAATGATCGCGCGACTCTCCTTCCCTGCAGACTTGGAAATCccccactttttctgtgaacttaAACAGGTGGTCCAACTTACCTGGTCCTACACCTTTCTTTATAACATGGTGATGTATTTTATAACTGCGCTACTGGGTGCTGGTCCCCTCGCTGGTATCATTTACTCTTACTCTAAGATAGTGTCCTCCATACGTGCAATCCCATCAGCTCAGGGGAAGTATAAGGCATTTTCTACGTGTGCGTCTCACCTCTCAGCtgtctccttattttatggaACAAGCCTAGGAATGTATCTCAGCTCTGCGGCTGCCCACAGCTCACACTCAAGTGCAGCAGCCTCAGTGTTGTACACGgtggtcacacccatgctgaaccccttcatctacagtctcAGGAACAAAGACATAAAAGGGGCCCTGAAACGATTCTTTGGGATgacagccataaaaaaaaaaaaaaaaaaaaaaaaaaaacagctgtgCTGAGTCTGAAAACCTGCACTTGATTTCCAGGCTTCAAGACTGAAAACCAGAAATTAAGAACCTTTAATCAGACTGTGTTTGTACAACttgcttctttcatttatttcctggaattttcttttgtttgagtTCAACTGCTCTATACAATTTAAGTAACcattttattacactttcttcCACGTCTATTATACAGAgagtctttccctttctcatttcttctaaACTCACAAGTTTTTTCCAACCTTGATCAGAATGCAAAATCCAGTTTATTTCATAGACAATATGGATTTTTGAAGATTAATCTATTCTCAAATGACATACATCATTATAAGGAAATGTTCCTATATTATAGATAGAATAGCATAACTTTTATTACTCACTGAGAAAACTTTGCTTGGTTACTCACACTATTTATATAACTTCATTCCAGGAAAATCTGACACCTCAATTTTAACTTTTATGTTTCTCATTCTTTATACACCAGTACTTTCACTGCTCTTCCTGATAATGTTAACTTTATCATTGTTCCTTATAAGTCTTGGCCTATTAATGGTAATGCTATAGGCTGAAAATGCCTGGGTACTGGCCTTGGGCCCTGCTACTGGTTCCTCAGACCACAGTCAATGTTGTGGCTGGATGGGCTCTTGTGGTCCTTATTAAAATTGCAACAATCATGAGACATCTATGAAATCACAAGGTTTATTACCCACAGGTACTGGAGGATACACAGCATCCTAAGGGCCACATCAGAAGGTCTCAgaatggggaagggaggaaaatgagagagagagagagagagagagagagagagagagagagagagagagagagagagagagagaggagaatagGTTGTGTTGGGAGGGGAGAACTGACCACTTCTCCAGTAGCCATGTCATAAAGCTGGCAATAGGATTATTTGAGATAGATGTCTTTGAAACACAGGCCACATACATCAAAAGTTTAATGTCAGGTATTTACACTAGTATCATGCTACTAGGATTTATAACTAATCTCCTAGTTTTGTTATCTTATTCAATTCTGTGTCCAGAATACCTACAATAATACCTGGGAACCTTGATTATCAAGTATATATGTCCCAGTGGCTTCTATATGGATATgaggcaggagagaaagaaaccaaagcCCCACTTCTGAGCATGATCAAAGAgaaagcagtttatggcaggaAACCCCCTGCAGTGGTGAGAGGTCACAACAACAAGGACTGACTAGAGAtcgcattgaatctatagattgctttgggtatttttttaattcaatctagtaaatttgaagatttaattggctttattaagtgattcatgaATCAGACAGCATCCCATCTAACGACTAAGAAATTTCTGAAAGGTTGTACAAAAGTAGAAGgttttttgcagaaaaaaaaaagagtagcatAAGGCAGCTATtaataatggaaaagaaagaatttgggggggttgggggggcttgACATCTTTTGTTTGGGAGATGAGAAAAAGGGGGTTTTATCATGGAGATTCCTTCTTCTTTCTACAGTGATGGAGAGGGCCCATGTGACAGATTACCTTACTGGTGCTTAACCAAAAGATACCAACCTGGATgattaaaattgtatttctggccctaaccaatttggctcagtggatagagcataggcctgaggactggttcaattctggtcaagggcatgtaccttggttgcgggcacatccccagtagggggtgttcaggaggcagctgatcaatgtttctctctcatctcggCCTATTGATGGTAATGCTATAGGCTGAAAATGCCTGGGCACTGGCCTTGGGCCCTGCTACTGATTCCTCAGACCACAGTCAATGTTGTGGCTGGATGGGCCacaatagatgtttctaactctctatccctctcccttcctctctgtaaaaaatcagtaaaatatatatttaaaattgtatttctggAAGATGTAGAAACTTTCATTAGGTCCAGTATTAAATCTGGGTTTGGCATCCTGGACTTTTAGCATGAGTGATGCCATTTTGAGCCTGTGGTATGGcataacaatattaatttttctaattagtGAGCAGAGTATACCTTTTTCTGTCTTCAGTTAAtgatggtggtgaaggtggtaTTTTCAGGAGTTACTTAGTTTTCCTAGTTTGCTCCCACATATATAGGAGGCATACATGTTATTAaacctttgtttgtttttctcctgtcaatctgtcttttattacaaagactagaggcccagtgcacagattcatgcacttgggagggggaggaggcaggtgggcctccaagcctcaggtccctcactgtctcttgctgtctctgaacctctcatgTATATTTCCAAGTAGATTCCTCTGGCAGATAGATATTTGATAAACAAGTTTGACCATTAACTATGGTAGCTTTTCTGGATGCTCAGCTAATTACATCATTGAAACCTGGAAATTAGGTATAAAATACAGTAGTGTGTTTGAATAAGCTTTATTTCAAATACATCCATCACAAATAACTATTTTGCTAGGTGCATGACAAAACCACTGCATAAGCATTCATGTTTCCTTCACCCATGAacttcctgttttattttaaactagaggtctggtgcatgaaatttgtgcatggcagcgggggttgggggtggagaggaggtccctcagcctggtttggaccctctcacaatcccggaccacggtctcctaactgctcatctacctgcctgcccgatcaccctaatcactctgcctgccttactcatcgcccctaaccactctgtctgcctgatcgcccataaccactctgtctgcttgcctgattgcccctaactgccactgcCTTGGCCCCCTCCACCACAGCTTCGTccaggatgtccagaatgatgtccagaaagACGTTCAGATGTCTGGTttaattaccatattatgcttttattattatagatttcattGTTTCGTTTTGGAACAattaatatatacaattttattctTAATTAGAAGCATTTTCAGAACAAGCAAAGGGAGAAAGTTCACATTAGACAATGGATACCTATAGGGAGCAAAGGTCATTTGGAATTACAcacagggagagacacagaattTCTGTGATATTGACACAAGAATTAACATGTTATAAAATTCCCTTTTTGAAAACCCTGAGTAAACTAGACAACTGACCACATGAGTGACCCTGCTTTTCCTACCTCTGCCTCAATTCCTGCTCTTAGGtttcaaataaaaagcaaacccaaaatatataaagtactcatacaacaagacaaaggaagacaaacagcccaatcagaaaatgggcaggagacctaaatagacacttctccaaagaaggacacacaaatggccaacagtCATATGAATAAACCCTCAACGTCacttatcatcagagagatgcaaattaaaacacaatgaGGTGCCTCCTCACACCTGCCATAATGGctgctatcaataaatcaactaacaacaagtgctggtaaggatgtggagaaaagggaaccctagtaccctgctggtgggaatgcagactggtacagccactatggaaaacagtgtggagtttcctcaaaaaaattaaaaaatggaactgccatttaacccagtgattccacttctaggaatataatctaagaattctgaaacactaataagaaagaatatatgtacctctatgttcatagcagcattacttacaatagctaagatttggagacaGCTCAGGTGCCCATCCAttgaagaatggataaaaaatggtggtacatttacattatggaatactatgcagttgtgggaaagaatgatctcttaccctttgaaatgcatggaggggcctggaaagtattatgctaagtgaaataagtcactaagagaaagacaagtatcacatgatctcacttaattGTGAAatccatgaacaaaataaagtgacaaacaaaatagatccagagacatggaagcatgcaacagactgtgGATcttcagagggaaagagagggaattaaccaaagaacctatatgcatatatgaataactcatggacacagataatagtggggtgaaggcctgaggaggggacgggagagaggagtggggtcaatgggggggggggacatctgtaatactttcaataataaagatacatttttttaaaagcaaacccATAATACCATAGCCTTCCTGCCCTTGGTCCCCAATACAGGCAGAATCCTTCAGACCAAGTCCATTTCACTCTCttttgcacacacatgcatacacacagctTCCTGTGTGGCTTTTGGGCATACAGGACTGTGAGTAATAAACCCTATATTTCCATAGTTCCATGATGGTTGTTGTAATTATAAGAAGGACCACAAGAGTCCATCCACCCAGGACGTTGACTCTGATCtctatccccaggagggggtatgcagaaggAACAAGTAGTAGGAACCAGGCCAGTGACCAGGCATCCCTATCCTATTGCCTCACTATCAATAGACTGAGACTTATAGGGAACAATGATAAAAATCTATGATATCAGGAAGAGCAGTTAAGGTACCAATGTACAGGGAATGAGGGACACATGGTGAAAACTGAGGTTTCAGATTTtatgaaatgaaattatataatggATTATGTAGCCAAGTGCAGTTTACCTACATGAGTAATACTACTTATTACAATTCTACTTACAAAACAAGAACAAATTTTTTACACTGATATATGTCATTTGAGAAGAAATTATTCTTAAGAAATCAATGTTTCTAGTGAAGTAAATGAAAACTTCTCACTATTTCTGACCAAGGTTGGACAAAACTTTCTGAAGGTTAAAAAAGGACAAAGGGAAAAATTGTCCATATAACAGACAAAGCAGAAAGCTTAATAAAATGATTACTTAAATTGTATAgagaagttaaaataaacaaaggaaattGAAGGACAGTATAAAAGGAACAAGTCTGGCCCAGCCTGTGttcccagtggttgagcatcaacctatgaaccagaactcCATTGGATTTCCCgtctgggcatatgcccgggtAGTGGATTTGGTCACCAGGAGGGGAtatgcaggacgcagccaatcaatactattctctcctcattgatctttctctctctgcctctcccttcctctctgaaatcaataaaaatgtgttttaaaaaaacaaaaggagcaAGTCTAAAAAA
The sequence above is a segment of the Myotis daubentonii chromosome 5, mMyoDau2.1, whole genome shotgun sequence genome. Coding sequences within it:
- the LOC132234392 gene encoding olfactory receptor 1571-like, with the translated sequence MCKELDTDYYWTISALLQLLNSAIVVWKHCRDSHIHTPMYFFLSKLSLVDICVTTTTVPKMLVNIQTQRKVITYAGCITQMYFLTLFKGWDNFLLTVMAYDRYVAICHPLNYTVIMNPYLCGLLVLVSWIVSVLDSLIYSLMIARLSFPADLEIPHFFCELKQVVQLTWSYTFLYNMVMYFITALLGAGPLAGIIYSYSKIVSSIRAIPSAQGKYKAFSTCASHLSAVSLFYGTSLGMYLSSAAAHSSHSSAAASVLYTVVTPMLNPFIYSLRNKDIKGALKRFFGMTAIKKKKKKKKKQLC